Part of the Streptomyces sp. NBC_01264 genome, GCCGCGCAGGACGGCCGCGGCGACCTCGGCCACGTCGGCCGGGTCGACCGTCGGCAGGCCGACGTCCCCGAAGGGCGCGGCCGCCGTGCGGTGCGTACGGATCGACTCGGCCCAGGCGAAGGCGTTCGAGTCGAGCCCGCCCGAGCGCAGGACCGTCCACTCCAGTCCCGACCGGCGGACGGCCTCCTCGAAGGCGGCCGGGTGCGCGTACTGCTCGGGCCGGGTCCCGACCCCCTGCGAGGACAGCAGCACGACCCTGCGTACGCCGGCCTCCGCGGCCAGATCGAGGACCGCCCGCGGATCCTCGCCCGCGACGAGCAGGAACAGGGCCCCGCCCGTCGCCCCGGCGAGGGCGGGCCGCAGGCTCTGCGGTTCGGCGAGGTCGGCCCGGTGGTGGCGGACGCCCTCGGGCAGGGCTGCCTCCGGCGCCCGGCGGGAGACGGCGGTGGCCCGCTCCCCCGCCCCCTCCGCCGCGAGGATCCGTACCAGTTCGCTGCCGACGTTTCCGGTCGCACCCGTGATGACGAACATGAAAGGCTCCCGCCCGAGAAGTGAAGTGAGTTAGTTGACTGACTTACTCGCGAGCCCGACCATAGCCCCTCGCGCGGCGCCCGTCTACACTTAGTCAGGTGACTTACTCAGATGCTGCTGCCGCCGAAACGGCCCCGGAACCCCCTGCGGACCGCCCGAAGGCCAAGCCGGGCGGCAAGCGCGGAGGCAAGCGCGAACGCCTCGCCGCGGCCGCGGCCCAGGTCCTGCACGAACAGGGCATGGAGAAGACGACGATCGCCGACATCGCGCGCGCGGCCGACGTCCCGCTCGGCAACGTCTACTACTACTTCAAGACCAAGGACCAGCTCGTCGAAGCGGCCATCGACGCCCACGCGCAGCACCTGGCCGGCCTGATCACCGCCCTGGACGCGCTCCCCACCCCCCAGGACCGGCTGAAGGCCCTCATCTCCGGCTGGGTCGAACAGCGCGACCTCACCGCCCGCTACGGCTGCCCCACCGGCTCGCTCGCCTCCGAGCTCGACAAGCGCGACGACGGCCTCGACCAGACGCTCGCCAAGGTCATGCGGGTGCTGCTGGACTGGGCGGAGCGGCAGTTCCTCGCGATGGGGCGCGCGGCGGACGCCCGTGAGCTCGCGGTCGCCCTGATCGCCTCGTACCAGGGCATCTCCCTGCTCACGAACACCTTCCGCGATCCGCAGCTGATGGCTTCGGAGGGGCGGCGGCTGGAACGCTGGATCGACTCGCTGGCCTGAGCGGGCGGTGCGGCTGCGCGGGCGAAGTCCCCCTTACCGCTGCGCGGGGCCGGGCCGCGGCTGCGACGCCTCTGCCGCTGCGCGGAGCTTGTCCCCTACCCGCCCTTCCACCGTTCCCCGGGCCAGCCCGGACCCGCGCCTCAAACGCCGGCGGGGCTGGGAGGGCCCCGGGCTGCGCCCGGACCCCCTGGGGCTCCGCCCCAGACCCCGGTCCTCAAACGCCGGACGGCTGGAAAACCAAACCCCGGCCGGAGCTGAAGTGTCCCCAGGCCGGGACTGAGCTGTCCCCCGGCCGGGGTCGGGGGCTGCGGGGCCAGGGCCGGGGACGGGGGCGGGGTGGGGTGTTGGCCGGGACGTAAAGCGTGATTTGTGGCGCACAAAGAAGCCACAACTATCGAACGTCGGGGACAAGGCGCCTAAATCATGCAGTCCAGGCCAACACCCCACCCCGCCCCCGGCACCGGCCCCCCACCGCAGCCAACCCGCCGCACCGGCCAACCCCAGCCCCGCCGGCGTTTGAGGCGCAGGGGTCCGGGGACTGGTCCCCGGCAACGGCGCCGCCGCACCAAGACAGCCGCGGCGGCTCAGCCCACCCCTCGCGCCGCCGCGATGAAGGCCCGGATGAGATCCGGGGACTTAACCCCCCGCTCGCTCTCCACACCGCTGGAGACGTCCACACCCCAGGCACCGGTGACCGCAACGGCCTCCCCCACGTTGCCCGGGGTCAGCCCGCCCGCCAGCAGCCAGCGGCCCTCGGGGGCCGTGAACTCCGCCGAGCCCCAGTTCCACGGCTTGCCGGAGCCGGGGTCCGGGGCGTCGAGGAGCAGCAGGTCCTCCCCGTACTCCCCGCAGCGCGACACGGGCCGCGCCGTCGCCCGCAGCAGGGTGCGTCCCTCCGCGCGCAGCGCCGCGAAGTCCTCCGGGCCCTCCTCGCCGTGCAGCTGCACGCCCCGTACGCCGCTCTCCTCGGCGAAGCGCCGCACCTCGGCGACGGACTGCCCCCGGAACACCCCCACGGTGAGCACCCCGTCGGGCACGTGCCCGATGAGCTCCCGCGCCGTCCCGGCGTCGACCGTACGCGGGCTGCCGGGCGCGAACACGAACCCGACGGCGTCGGCCCCGGCGGCCACGGCCACCTCGACGTCCCGGGCGGTCTTCAGACCGCAGATCTTCACAAAGGGATCGCTCATGTCGCCAGTCAACCAAAGGCCCCCGATCGGTGGTGATCCGTCTCGGCACCCGGGCGCGACCGCCCACGCGCCGCTAGCCTGGAACCAGGCTCACGCCCAGTACACGGCACGCCACGCCACGCGGAGGACGACGGTGACGATCATGATCGACCGGGCCACACCCATAGAGGCGACGTATCCACCGTCATTCGAGACTCTCCTGCACACGGTCGCGGAGATGGACACACCAGTCGGCTTCAAGGCCGAGCTCATCCGGGGGAAGATCGTCGTGTCGCCGTTCTCCACGCTGCGCTACCTGCGCAGCATGCGTGCGCTTCGTGAGCAGCTCAAGGCCCATGCTCCCGAGGGGTACATCACCGAGACCTCGCCCATCCTCTTCCGGTTCCCCGCCGCAGAGCGAGCCTACGGACCCGACCTGTTCGTCGCAGACGAGGCTGCCTTCGACGAGGAGGGCCGTCACGCGGACAGTGCGGCCCTGTCCCTGGTCGCCGAGTTCACTTCCGTATCCACCACGGACGCGGACTGGAACGAAAAGCTGGAAGTGTACGGCCGGCTGGTCCCCGTGTATCTGGTCGTCGACATGCAGGAGAAGGAGATCACCTGCTTCTCGGACCCCTCGCCGCACGGTTACCGCTTCCGTAAGACGGTGTCTTTCGGCAAGGACCTGCACGTGCCCGAGCCCTTCGACTGCACCGTCGACACCTCCACGTTCTGAAACGCCCGAGGGCGACCCCCCCTCCGTCAGGAGAGGATGCCGCCCTCGGTACGTACTACGTGGTGCGAACAGCCGATCTACCTACGGGCCGGAGCCCGGGGGTGGATCAGAAGTCCATGTCGCCGCCCGGCATGCCGCCACCGGCAGCCGCGCCGGCCTTCTCGGGCTTGTCGGCGATGACGGCCTCGGTGGTGAGGAAGAGGGCCGCGATGGACGCCGCGTTCTGCAGGGCGGAGCGGGTGACCTTCGCCGGGTCGATGATGCCCTCGGCGATCATGTCGACGTACTCGCCGGTCGCGGCGTTCAGGCCCCAACCGATCTGCAGGTTGCGGACCTTCTCCACGACGACGCCACCCTCGAGACCACCGTTGACGGCGATCTGCTTGAGCGGGGCCTCCAGCGCGAGCTTGACGGCGTTGGCGCCGGTCGCCTCGTCGCCGGTGAGCTCCAGCTTGTCGAAGACCGAGGAGGCCTGCAGCAGGGCCACGCCGCCACCGGCGACGATGCCCTCTTCGACGGCCGCCTTCGCGTTGCGAACGGCGTCCTCGATGCGGTGCTTGCGCTCCTTGAGCTCGACCTCGGTCGCGGCGCCGGCCTTGATGACCGCGACACCGCCGGCGAGCTTCGCCAGGCGCTCCTGCAGCTTCTCGCGGTCGTAGTCCGAGTCGGAGTTCTCGATCTCGGCGCGGATCTGGTTGACGCGGCCCTGGACCTGGTCGCTGTCACCGGAGCCGTCGACGATGGTCGTCTCGTCCTTGGTGATGACGACCTTGCGGGCGCGGCCGAGCAGGTCGAGACCGGCGTTCTCGAGCTTGAGGCCGACCTCCTCGGAGATGACCGTGCCGCCCGTGAGGATGGCGATGTCGCCGAGCATGGCCTTGCGACGGTCACCGAAGCCCGGGGCCTTGACGGCGACGGACTTGAAGGTGCCGCGGATCTTGTTGACGACGAGGGTGGAGAGCGCCTCGCCCTCGACGTCCTCGGCGATGATCAGCAGCGGCTTGCCGGACTGCATGACCTTCTCCAGGAGCGGCAGCAGGTCCTTGACCGAGCCGATCTTGGAGTTGACGATCAGGATGTACGGGTCGTCGAGGGACGACTCCATGCGCTCCATATCGGTGGCGAAGTACGCCGAGATGTAGCCCTTGTCGAAGCGCATGCCCTCGGTGAGCTCGAGCTCCAGGCCGAAGGTCTGCGACTCCTCGACCGTGATGACGCCTTCCTTGCCGACCTTGTCCATGGCCTCGGCGATGAGCTCGCCGATCTGGGTGTCGGCGGCGGAGATGGAGGCCGTCGAAGCGATCTGCTCCTTGGTCTCGACATCCTTGGCCTGCGCCAGCAGGGCGGCGGAGACGGCCTCGACGGCCTTCTCGATACCGCGCTTGAGGGCCATCGGGTTCGCACCGGCGGCCACGTTGCGCAGGCCCTCGCGGACGAGCGCCTGGGCGAGAACGGTGGCGGTGGTCGTACCGTCGCCGGCGACGTCGTCCGTCTTCTTGGCGACTTCCTTGACCAGCTCGGCGCCGATCTTCTCGTACGGGTCCTCGAGCTCGATCTCCTTGGCGATGGAGACACCATCGTTGGTGATCGTGGGGGCGCCCCACTTCTTCTCAAGGACGACGTTGCGACCCTTGGGGCCAAGGGTGACCTTGACGGCGTCGGCGAGCTGGTTCATCCCACGCTCGAGGCCGCGGCGGGCCTCCTCGTCGAACGCAATGATCTTGGCCATCTGAAGTGGTCCTCCCGGACAGCGGTGGATTGCTCCCGGACCGCGCCCGCGCCCGCGACGGACGGCCTGCGTGCCCGGCGGTTCCTGCCCACCGGACCCTGCGGGCCTCACCGACCCGGTCCTCGAATATCAGCACTCTCACCCGGAGAGTGCTAACGCCAATGATTAGCACTCGACCCCCCCGAGTGCAAGCGGCTTCGGGCAACCCGGGATGAACACCCGGACGCCGCAAGGGCCCGGGAGCCGCCACGCACGAGGGGCCCCCATCCCGTGTCCAGGATGTGGGCCCCTCGTACATATGCCGTTGTGCCGTTGTGCCGTCGTGCGCGGCCGCTGTGCGTGACCGCGTACGTGTCGGTGGTCGATCGCGGTCGGACTAGCCGGCGGCGAGCTTGACCATATCCGCCTGCGGACCCTTCTGGCCCTGCGAGATCTCGAACTCGACCCGCTGACCCTCTTCAAGGGTGCGGTACCCGTCCATCTGGATGGCGCTGTAGTGGACGAACACATCCGCACCACCGTCGACCGCGATGAAGCCGTAGCCCTTCTCCGCGTTGAACCACTTGACGGTGCCCTGAGCCATGCCTAACTCCCCTATTACTGGCCCTTGCGCGGGACCGCACTTCGCGATCCCGGGTCAGAACTTGCGCCGGAACGCCTCGACCGGGGCTGAATGTATCCGCACGGCTGCTGTCTGCAACAGGTCATTCCGACGAGAATTCTGGACACGGCAAAAGATTGAAATAGGGTGAAAACCCGGAATATTCCTGGGCAACTCGGGCCGGACAAACCACACCAAGGGCCCATAGCGCACTTGCATGTTGACTCAATGTCAACCCTCCCGCGGCCCGCTCATATGCGGCGGGCAAGAACAGCGGAGGGGACTTCCCCAACTCTACCGCGCCCAACCCAGCAGAATTGCCCCCTCCGTTTGGTAACGGAGGGGGCAATTCAGTTACTGCGAGGTCTTACGAAGGCCGCACGACGGCCGTACGAGGGCTGCCGGAAGGTTCAGCAGCCGCCCGCGACGGCGGGGATGATCGAGATGCCGGCGCCGTCCGGGGTGGACGTCTGCAGTCCGCCCTCGAAGCGCACGTCGTCGTCGTTGACGTAGACGTTGACGAAGCGGCGCAGCTTGCCCTGGTCGTCCAGGACGCGCGCGGCGATGCCGGGGTGGTTGGCCTCCAGCGACTGGATGACCTCTTCGAGGGTCGCGCCCTCGGCGGCGACCTCGGCCTGGCCGCCGGTGTAGGTGCGCAGGATGGTGGGGATGCGGACGTTGACGCTCATGGCGCTACTGCCTTTCCGGTGTGCAGGGAGAAAGAGATCAGGCCAGGTTGGCGGCGCGGAACGCGTCCAGGCTGGGGCGGATGGTGGCGGTCTGGCCACCACCTTCGGCCACCGCCTCCAGGGTCTTGAGGCCGTCACCGGTGTTCAGGATCACGGTGGTCAGCGTGGGGTCGAGCTGCCCGTTCTCGACGAGCTTCTTCGTCACTCCGACGGTCACGCCGCCCGCGGTCTCGGCGAAGATGCCCTCGGTCTGGGCGAGGAGCTTGATGGCCTCGACGACCTGCTCGTCGTTGACGTCCTCGACGAACCCGCCGGTGCGGCGCGCGATGTCCAGGACGTACGGGCCGTCCGCCGGGTTGCCGATGGCCAGCGACTTGGCGATGGTGTTCGGCTTCTGCGGGCGCACCACCTCGTGACCGGCCTTGAAGGCGGTCGAGACGGGCGAGCAGCCCTCGGCCTGGGCACCGAAGATCTTGTACGGCTTGTCCTCGACGAGGCCGAGCTTGATCAGCTCCTGCAGACCCTTGTCGATCTTCGTGAGCTGCGAGCCGGACGCGATCGGGATGACGATCTGGTCGGGCAGCTGCCAGCCGAGCTGCTCGCAGATCTCGTATGCCAGGGTCTTGGAGCCCTCGCCGTAGTACGGGCGCAGGTTGACGTTGACGAAGCCCCAGCCCTCGCCCAGCGGGTCGCCGATGAGCTCGGAGCAGAAGCGGTTGACGTCGTCGTAGTTGCCCTCGATGCCGACCAGGTCGCCACCGTAGACACCGGCCATGACGACCTTGCCCTGCTCCAGGTCGTGCGGGATGAACACGCAGGAGCGGAAGCCGGCACGGGCGGCCGCGGCGCCGACGGCGCCGGCCAGGTTGCCGGTGGAGGAGCAGGACAGGGTGGTGAAGCCGAAGGCGCGGGCGGCCTCGACGGCGATGGCCACGACGCGGTCCTTGAAGGAGTGCGTCGGGTTGCCGGAGTCGTCCTTGACGTACAGCTTGCCGGTGACGCCGAGCTCCTTGGCCAGGTTGGCCGCGTCCACGAGCTTGGTGAAGCCGGGGTTCAGGCTCGGCTTGGAGGCCACGTCCGCCGGGACGGGCAGCAGCGGCGCGTAGCGCCAGATGTTGTTCGGGCCGGCCTCGATGGCGGCGCGCAGGGCTTCCGGGTCACCGAGGGGCAGCTCGTAGGCGACTTCGAGCGGTCCGAAGCACTCGGCGCAGGCGAAGATCGGGCCGAGCTCGAAGCGGGTACCGCACTCACGACAGGAAAGGCCGGTGGCGGGACCGAGATCGACAGAGGTGCTCGAAACAGTGGTTTCGGCAGAGGTTGCGACAGACTGTGCAGCCATGATGGCGAGGCCCTTTCTCCTCATCTTCCCCATGGCGCACTTCGCCATGAGACGGAATTGGCACCTTCCCTAGCCGGGGACCTCGCTGCGGCGCTGGAATGCGCGATCGCGAGACCGACTGGAGGGTTGCCGGGGCTTCAACGGGCCGTGTCCCTCTGCCCCTCTGGATGAGCGGTATGGCACCGGCACACGCGCTCTATGGCGCGCCGGTGCGTTTGTACGCGGGCCCCCCGGCATGCGGTGGGCCATCGCGTTGTTCAAGACTGTAACCGAAGGTCCGGGGGGTTGAGACAGCCGTCCGAACCGCGAGATGGATCACAATTCGGTCCAAACCAGTGAACGATCAGTGAAGAACCAGGGAGTGCTGAAGGTGCTGGAAGAGGTGGAGCGCTGGTTGGCAGACCGCTCCTGGTCCGCCGCCGACCGACCGCTCGGCCAGCTGCTTTCCGCCAAGCGGGCAGCGGGGAACACGGTGAGCGTGGTGTTGCCGGCGCTGAACGAGGAGGCGACGGTCGGCGCGATCGTCGAGGTGATCCGGCGCGATCTGATCGAGGGCCTGCCGGTGCCGCTGGTGGACGAGCTCGTCGTGATCGACTCGGGCTCCACGGACCGCACTGCGGAGGTCGCCGCCAAGGCCGGGGCCCGGGTGGTGCACCGCGACGAGGTCCTCCC contains:
- a CDS encoding SDR family oxidoreductase yields the protein MFVITGATGNVGSELVRILAAEGAGERATAVSRRAPEAALPEGVRHHRADLAEPQSLRPALAGATGGALFLLVAGEDPRAVLDLAAEAGVRRVVLLSSQGVGTRPEQYAHPAAFEEAVRRSGLEWTVLRSGGLDSNAFAWAESIRTHRTAAAPFGDVGLPTVDPADVAEVAAAVLRGSGHAGRTYELTGPALVTPRERAAAIAGAIGEPVRFVEQSPEEARAQMLTFMPEPAVEGTLSILGTPIAAERAVSPAVEQILGRPPHPFTTWATRMAPAFR
- a CDS encoding TetR/AcrR family transcriptional regulator, whose protein sequence is MTYSDAAAAETAPEPPADRPKAKPGGKRGGKRERLAAAAAQVLHEQGMEKTTIADIARAADVPLGNVYYYFKTKDQLVEAAIDAHAQHLAGLITALDALPTPQDRLKALISGWVEQRDLTARYGCPTGSLASELDKRDDGLDQTLAKVMRVLLDWAERQFLAMGRAADARELAVALIASYQGISLLTNTFRDPQLMASEGRRLERWIDSLA
- a CDS encoding phosphoribosylanthranilate isomerase: MSDPFVKICGLKTARDVEVAVAAGADAVGFVFAPGSPRTVDAGTARELIGHVPDGVLTVGVFRGQSVAEVRRFAEESGVRGVQLHGEEGPEDFAALRAEGRTLLRATARPVSRCGEYGEDLLLLDAPDPGSGKPWNWGSAEFTAPEGRWLLAGGLTPGNVGEAVAVTGAWGVDVSSGVESERGVKSPDLIRAFIAAARGVG
- a CDS encoding Uma2 family endonuclease translates to MDTPVGFKAELIRGKIVVSPFSTLRYLRSMRALREQLKAHAPEGYITETSPILFRFPAAERAYGPDLFVADEAAFDEEGRHADSAALSLVAEFTSVSTTDADWNEKLEVYGRLVPVYLVVDMQEKEITCFSDPSPHGYRFRKTVSFGKDLHVPEPFDCTVDTSTF
- the groL gene encoding chaperonin GroEL (60 kDa chaperone family; promotes refolding of misfolded polypeptides especially under stressful conditions; forms two stacked rings of heptamers to form a barrel-shaped 14mer; ends can be capped by GroES; misfolded proteins enter the barrel where they are refolded when GroES binds) is translated as MAKIIAFDEEARRGLERGMNQLADAVKVTLGPKGRNVVLEKKWGAPTITNDGVSIAKEIELEDPYEKIGAELVKEVAKKTDDVAGDGTTTATVLAQALVREGLRNVAAGANPMALKRGIEKAVEAVSAALLAQAKDVETKEQIASTASISAADTQIGELIAEAMDKVGKEGVITVEESQTFGLELELTEGMRFDKGYISAYFATDMERMESSLDDPYILIVNSKIGSVKDLLPLLEKVMQSGKPLLIIAEDVEGEALSTLVVNKIRGTFKSVAVKAPGFGDRRKAMLGDIAILTGGTVISEEVGLKLENAGLDLLGRARKVVITKDETTIVDGSGDSDQVQGRVNQIRAEIENSDSDYDREKLQERLAKLAGGVAVIKAGAATEVELKERKHRIEDAVRNAKAAVEEGIVAGGGVALLQASSVFDKLELTGDEATGANAVKLALEAPLKQIAVNGGLEGGVVVEKVRNLQIGWGLNAATGEYVDMIAEGIIDPAKVTRSALQNAASIAALFLTTEAVIADKPEKAGAAAGGGMPGGDMDF
- a CDS encoding cold-shock protein, whose amino-acid sequence is MAQGTVKWFNAEKGYGFIAVDGGADVFVHYSAIQMDGYRTLEEGQRVEFEISQGQKGPQADMVKLAAG
- a CDS encoding ubiquitin-like small modifier protein 1, which produces MSVNVRIPTILRTYTGGQAEVAAEGATLEEVIQSLEANHPGIAARVLDDQGKLRRFVNVYVNDDDVRFEGGLQTSTPDGAGISIIPAVAGGC
- the thrC gene encoding threonine synthase, producing MRRKGLAIMAAQSVATSAETTVSSTSVDLGPATGLSCRECGTRFELGPIFACAECFGPLEVAYELPLGDPEALRAAIEAGPNNIWRYAPLLPVPADVASKPSLNPGFTKLVDAANLAKELGVTGKLYVKDDSGNPTHSFKDRVVAIAVEAARAFGFTTLSCSSTGNLAGAVGAAAARAGFRSCVFIPHDLEQGKVVMAGVYGGDLVGIEGNYDDVNRFCSELIGDPLGEGWGFVNVNLRPYYGEGSKTLAYEICEQLGWQLPDQIVIPIASGSQLTKIDKGLQELIKLGLVEDKPYKIFGAQAEGCSPVSTAFKAGHEVVRPQKPNTIAKSLAIGNPADGPYVLDIARRTGGFVEDVNDEQVVEAIKLLAQTEGIFAETAGGVTVGVTKKLVENGQLDPTLTTVILNTGDGLKTLEAVAEGGGQTATIRPSLDAFRAANLA